The sequence CGCGCATGCGCGCGTGCGGAGGGGCGAGAGAGGACGTGCCTCTTTTCTTTCTCTATTCGAGCTAGATGAATCGTCGGTAAAAAATAGACGAATTCGCGCGCTCGCACACCCGCGAAGCGGCGACAAAAAGTTTCGGAAAGGATGGGGATGGGGGGTCTGGGGGAAGGGGAAGGAAAAGCCCTTTTCAAAGGGGTTTCCTTCCCCTTCCCCCAGCCGTCGGAGGCGTTATCTGCCTAGGCGCAGCACCCGCCCGGAGGGGGAAGGAGTCTCCGGGGCGTCGGGTCCATGGAGGATGGTGCCGTTGACCATGACCAGATCGATGCCGGTGGGGTGTTGGCGCGGTTCGGTGTAGGTGCCGTTGTCGCGCACAGTGTCCGGATCGAGCAGGACGATGTCGGCGTGGTAGCCGGGCTTGAGCAGGCCTCGTTTATCAATTTTGAAGGTTTCAGCGGGCTTGCCGGTCATCTTGCGGATGGCGGTTTCGAGCGGCATGACCTTTTCTTCGCGCACGTATTTGCCGAGTACGCGGGGGAAGGCCCCGTAGGTGCGCGGGTGGGGCGTGCCGCCGAGCAGGCCGTCGGTGCAGACGTTCATTTCCGGGCGGGCCATGAACGCCTTGACGTGCTCTTCCAGACCGTAGAAATCGACCATGCCGACCGCGTTTTCTTCTTGCAGCAGAAGGTCGAGGGCGGCTTCCAGCGGCGGTTTGCCGCGCATTTCGCCAAGCTGGACCAGGGTCTTGCCGATGGCGTCGGCGTTGGCCCGGGTACGCGTGCTGGTGACAAAGATGCCGTCCACGCCCGCAAAGGCCACGAAGTTGTCCCAGCCGGGAATGCCGTCGCGAATGTCGCGGAGCATTCGGGCACGGGCTTCTTCGTCGGCGAGGCGCTCCAGAAGCTTGTCCGTGCCGCCCGCATGAGCCCAGGGGGGCAGGATCGCGCCGAGCATGGTCGAGCCCGCCACATATGGGTACTGGTCGATGGTCACCTTGAGGCCGTCGTCGGCGGCCTTGTCCAGAAGACCGAGGACTTTTTCGAACTTGTCGGCGTTGTACTTTCCGCAGATCTTGAAGTGCGAGAAGTGCACATGCACCCCCGTGGTGCGGGCTATGTCGAGCACTTCGTCCATGGATTCGAGGATGGTGTCGGCCTCGCTGCGCTGGTGGATGACCAGCGGGCGGCCGAACTCGGCGGCCACCGAGCACAGCGCTTCCATCTCGGCCTTGTCCGCGTAGGTGCAGGGCGGATAGATCAGCCCGGTGGACAACCCGAAGGCCCCGGCCTCCAGTTCGCGCCGCAGCACGTCCTGAAGCCGTTTCAGGTCTTCGGGACCGGCCTTGCGGTCGTCCAGCCCCATGGCCTCCATGCGCACGTTGCCGTGCGGGGCGAGGTAGCACAGGTTGGTGCCCGCGCCGGACTCTTCCAGACGCGCAAGGTAGCCGTCGGTGGTCTCCCAGGTCCAATCCAGAGTCTCGGACTCGCCTTCCAGGCCGCTCAGGTTCTTGCGCCAGGCCGGAATATGCTTGCCCGGCAGGGGGGCCATGGAGATGCCGTCCTGGCCCAGGATTTCCGTGGTCACGCCCTGGCGGATTTTGGGCCAGATGAACGGGTCCTCCATGACCACCAGGTCCGAGTGGGAGTGGGTGTCGATGAACCCGGGGCAGACCACGCGCCCCTCGGCGTCAATGGTCTGGTCCGCCTCGGGCGCGTCCTGGCCCACGTGAGTGATGACGCCGTTCTCGACGCGCACGGTGCCGGGCGTGGCCGGGCTGCCGGTGCCGTCGATGATGCGGGCGTTTTCGATACGGATGCTCATGGCGATTCCTCGAAGGTTATTCGCAGGCCAGCAGGGCCTCGATGATGGCCTTGTAGCCCACGGTGACCTTGTGCAGCTGGTCCACCTCGATGTGCTCGTCGATGGTGTGGGCCAGGTTCTCGCGGGACGGGCCGTAGCCCAGGGTGCGGATGCCCGCCTCGCCCGCGTAGTGGGAGCCGTTGGTGCAGAACGAGTAGTGGGACAGGCCCGGTTCCAGCCCCGCCTCCTTGAGTCCGTCCAGGGCGGCGGTCACGAAGGGCGCGTCCTTGTCGAACAGCCAGCCGGGGAAGAACCGTTCGCCCTGGATATGGACGCCGGTGTAGCACTTTTCCTTGCCCTTGGCGAAGTACGCCTTGGCCTTGAAGTCCGGGTTGGCTTCGGACAGACGGGCGATGGCCTCGTTGATGGGGGCCAGGACCGATTCCGGGGTTTCGCCCACCAGCAGTCGACGGTCGTAGGTGGCCCGGCAGCCGCTGGGCACCACGGACGAGCCGGGGTAGGGCGTGGACTTGATGTCCGTGAGCACGCAGATGCCCTTCCCCAAAACTTCTTGGGACGGCTCCTGGATCTTGTCGATCTCGCGGATCAGGTCGGTCATCAGATGCACGGCGTTGACGCCCGCGTCCGGGTTGGCCGAGTGGGCGGGCACGCCCATGGTTTCGACCACGATCTCGGCGCGGCCGCGCTGGCCGATCTTCAGGTTCAGTTCCGAGGCTTCGCCGATGATGACGAAGTCCGGCTTGACCGCCTGGGAGATTTCGCGTGCGGCGATGCCCTCGAAGAGTTCCTCGTGGACCACGCCCGCCACGCAGATTTCACCCGCGAACTTGCCCTTGGTCTCCTTGGCGAACCATGCGGCGGCTCCGACCATGGCGGACAGGGCGCCCTTCATGTCCGAGGTGCCCCGGCCGTAGACCTTGCCGTCCACGATGTCGCCGCCGAACGGAGCCTGTGTCCAGGCCGACGGGTCGGGAACCGGGACCACGTCCATGTGCCCGTCGAACAGGATGCACGGGCCGGGCTTGTTGCCCTTGATGCGGCCGACCACGTTGCCGTAGCGGTCTTCGCTGACCTTGTGGAAGCCGTTGGCCTCCATGGCCGCGGCCAGAGCCTTGGCAACATCGCTCTCCTCACCGGAAACGCTGGGCAGGGAGACCAGCTCCTGGCACAGAGCCACGCTCAGGTTGCAGTATTTTTCCTGATTCGGCATGTCGCCCTCCTAGCCCTCGAGCAGGCCGGTCTTGGCGTTGAATTCGTTGATGAGCTTGTCCACCTCGGGGGCCAGCTTCTGGACGCTGGTCCAGTAGTTCTCGTCGTACCACTGGGCCTGGATGTCCTCGAAGGCCATGCCCTGCTGTTCGATCCAGGTGTAGTACTTGAGGTTGTGGATGCGCTTGCGGTCGTAGTAGCCAAGCTCCTGCATGTTGTCGATGGTCGTGGCGGCCATCATGCCCCGGGAGTAGGCGGCGTCTTTGGCGTCGTACTCGCCCTTTTCCTCGGTCAGCTCGGCCAGGCGGCTCTGGTACATCTCCATGGAGTCCGTGGCCACGGTCAGGACCACGTCGTCCTTGCCCAGCTCGTAGTACTTGGCGAACTTGACGGCGGAGATCATGTTGGCCACCGAGGAGATGCCCAGCTGGTGGAGGTTCTCGGCGATCTCGGCGGGTACGCCGTTCTCCTTGAGCGCCTCGATGCCGGCGGGTTCATTGAACAGACGGATGAGGTTCATGGGGACTTCGTCGTCCACGGCGATGACCATGTCCGTGTTGCGCACGTTGTGGACCCAGGGCACGTGCTTGTCGCCGATGCCCTCGATGCGGTGCGCGCCGAAGCCGTTGTTCAGCAGGGTGGGGCACTGCAGCGCCTCGCAGGCGGCCACCTTGACGTTGGCGAACTGCTGCTTGAGGTAGTCGCCGCTGGCCAGGGTGCCGCCGGAGCCGGTGGACAGGACCACGCCCCGGAAGTGCTTCTGGGCGTCATCGGACAGGGATTCGATCAGTTCGGTCATGGCCCGGCCGGTCACGGTGTAGTGCCACAGGTAGTTGCCCATGTCGTCGAACTGGTTGAAGATCATGATGTCGTCGCCGCTCTTGCGCAGCTCCCAGCACTTGTCGAAGATTTCCTTAACGTTGGACTCGGAACCCGGGGTCTTGATGGTCTCGCCCGCAACCTTGGACAGCCAGTCGAAGCGCTCCTGACTCATGCCCTCGGGCAGGATGGCGATGGACTCGCAGCCGAGCAGGTTGGAGTCGTACGCGCCGCCACGGCAGTAGTTGCCGGTGGACGGCCAGACGGCCTTCTGCTTGCGCGGATCGAACTGTCCGGTGACCAGACGCGGAGCCAGGCAGCCGAAAGCCGCGCCGACCTTGTGGGCTCCGGTGGGGAACCACTTGCCCACCAGCAGGACGATGCGGGCGTCGACTCCGGTCAGGGAGGAGGGCAGTTCGATGTGGTTGACCCCGGCGTAGGCGCCGCCGCTCACGGCGGGCTCGTTTTTCCAGGAGATGCGGAAAAGGTTGATGGGGTTGAGGTCCCACAGCCCCACGGAGGCGAGCTTCTCCTTGATGGCTGCCGGGATCTTCTCCGGGTGGCACATCTGTTCCAGGGTCGGGATGATGATATTCTTCTCGCGCGCACAGGCCACGGCACTTTCCAGGCCCTGCGGATTGATGGTCAGGTCAAGCATGGTTGTCCGTCCTTTATCTGTTATGATTCTTGATTGCGTTGAGTAATGCCCTGGGCGTCCGAGAGGGCGTCCCCAAGAGCGTCGAGTGTGGGGGCGATGATCGAAGGCGCGGCGTCGCACGCCTTGATGGTCGCGTCCACGTCCTTGAGCCCGGAGCCGGTCACGAGCAGCACGCAGGTCTCGTCGCGGGCCACAAGGTCCTGGTCCAGCGCCGCGTGCAGCCCGGCCAGAGGGGAGGCCCCGGCAGGTTCGGCGAATACGCCGGTCGAGCGGGCCAGTTCGGGGATGGCCGCGAGGATGGCTTCGTCGGACACGCGCAGGAAGGCCCCGCCCGTGCCGTTGACCGCGGCCACGGCCTTGCGGCGGTCGCGGGGCAGCCCCGCGGAAATGGAGTCGGCCACGGTGTGGGCCTGGATGGCCGGGAAGGTCACCGGGTCGGCACCCTCCTTCCAGCAACGGTACAGGAAATCGCTGCCTTCCGCCTGCACGCCCATGAGCCGGGGGATGCGGTCCACCCAGCCCATGCGGAAAAGGTCCATGAACCCCTTGTGCAGGCCGGAGATGATGCAGCCGTCGCCCACGCCCACGAACACGGCGTCCGGGCACTGCCAGTTCAGCTGCTCGCAGATCTCAAAGGCGGCGGTCTTCTTGCCCTCGGCCATGTAGGGATTGAAGCCGGTGTTGCGGTTGTACCAGCCGTATTTGTCGGCCGCCTTGAGGCACAGTTCGAAGGCGTCGTCGTAGCTGCCGTCCACCAGGAATACCCGTGCGCCGTAGGCCAGCAGCTGCGCCACCTTGGCCCTTGGGGCCGAGCGAGGCACGAAGATGGTGCAGTCCATGTCGCTTGCCGCGCACATGCCCGCCAGGGCGGCGGCAGCGTTGCCGGTGGAGGCGGTGGTGATCATGTCCGCTCCGGCCTCGCGCGCCTTCATCACGGCCAGGGCGCTGGCCCGGTCCTTGAGGGAGCCGGTGGGCTGGCGGGAGTCGTCCTTGACGTACAAGGCGTTCAACCCCAGGGCCTTGGCCAGGCGCGGGGTCTCGTAGAGCGGGGTCCAGCCCACTGTTGCGGCCGGGGCCGGGGTGTCGGGCAGAACCGGAAGCAGCGGGCGATAGCGCCACTGGCTGCACGTTCTGTCCTGGGCCAGACTTTGCGGGGAAATTTGTCGCCCGATGGCGTCGTAGTCGTATTCGATGTCCAGGATGCCCTCGTTACCGTGGTTCGGGCAGACGTAGTCCACCTCGCCGGGCTGGTAGGTTCTGCCGCAGATGGTGCAGCGCATGCCTGTGATGTGATCGGGCCGGGATGTCTTATTCATGTCTTTGCTTGCGGTTTTGATGGCCGGGCGGCGGGGGAAGCCCCGCCGCCCGGAGTTCAAGCCTTGGGCCGTATTACTTGGAGGCCTCTTTGATGGCGTCCAGGAAGGCGTTCAGCATTTCCTTGCCCTCGTCGCCGAAGTGCTCTTCGAGGTACTTCATGACGACCGGCTGGGAAGCGGCGCGGAAGCGCTCCTTCTCGGACTCGGGCAGGGTGTAGACCTCCATCTTGGAGGACAGGAAGGGCAGGCCGCGGTCGGACGCCTCGATGGCGTTGGCGATGCCGCGGGAGACCACGATGGCGGTCTTGGCAGCGCTCTCGACGACCTGGCGCTCGGCCGGGGTCAGGGAGTTGTAGAAGTCCATGTTCATCATCCAGACGTGGGGAGCGAACAGGTGGTTGGAGATGGTCAGGTACTTCTGGACTTCATACAGCTTGGCGAACTCGACGATGGGCACCGGGTTCATCTGGCCGTCGGCAACGCCGGTCTGCAGGGAGGTGTAGACCTCGGACCAGGCGATGGACACGGGCTGGCCGCCCAGGGAGGACACGAGCATCTTGTGGGTGTCCAGGCCCATGGTACGGATCTTCAGGCCCTTCATGTCTTCCAGGGTCTTGATCGGGTGGTTGGAGTTGGTGAACTGGAAGAACCCGCCGGAGTCGGAGAAGCCCAGGCACTTCATGCCGGTCTTGGCGGTGATGTCGCCGGCCAGCTTCTTGCCGAAGGGACCGTCGAAGACTTCATAGGCAACGGCGTGGTTCGGGAAGGCGAACGGCACGTCGAGCACGGAGATCATGGGGTAGACGCTGCCCACGGCGCCGACGGAGTGCACGCCCAGCTGGATGATGCCGTCCTTGACCTGCTGGACGACTTCGGCGTCCTTGCCGAGCTGGCCGCTCGGGAAGATCTGGACCTGGACTTCGCCGTTGGTGCCGGACTCGACCAGGTTCTTGAAGACCACGGCGGCCGCGCCGGACGGGTTGTCAAAGGCGCCGTTCTTGTTCAGGTGGTGCATCTTGATGACCTTGGCGGCCAGCGCGCCCTGGGCCGAGCACAGCATCAGAGCCGCGACAGCGATCAGGACAGTCAGTTTTTTACCGATTCTCATACGATCCTCTCATGGTTTGTTCCGCTACATGTCGAGCAGAAGTTTGGGGAAAAACATTGCTAGGTCCGTCCAGAAGGTGGTGATGACGAGCACGCCGACCTCCACGAGTATGAACGGCCACAGTGCGGCGCTGATGCGCTCTATGCGCTCGCCGGTGACCGAGGAGAGCACGAATATGCAGGCCCCCACGGGCGGGGTCATGAGCGAGATGTTCAGGGTCAGGACGATCATTACGCCCGCGTGCACCGGGTTCATGCCGATGGCCTGGGTCAGGGTGCCGAGCATGGGCGTCAGGATGATCAGCGCCGCGTTGATGTCCATGAACATGCCGATAACCAGCAGCATGATCAGGATCATGCCCTTGATCATCCACGGGGTGGTGGACAGGGACAGGAATACGTCCGCGATCTGCTGCGGGATCTGCATGAAGGTCATCCACCAGCTCAGGATCGACGCAGAAGCGATGATCAGGAAGACCACGCCGGTGATCCGGGCCGTGCGGATGAGCATCTCCACGATGTCGTTGAAGGTCAGGTTGCGGTGGATGACCACGCCCACGAACAGGGCGTAGAAAACCGCGATGGCCGCCGCCTCGGTGGGGGTGACGATGCCGCCCAGGATGCCGCCAAGGATGATGGCGGGCATGATCATGGCGAGAATGCTGCCCTTGAAGGCGGAAAGGATTTCGCGCAGGGAGGGACTGCCTTCCTTCTTGGGCAGGCCGAGCTTGCGCCCGAGCGCCACGATCAGGGCCATGCACACCAGGCAGATGAGCAGGCCGGGCAGGATGCCCGCAGCGAACAGTCCGGCGATGGAAACACCGGCCAGCGAGCCGTAGATGACCATCAGGTTGGACGGCGGGATGGTCGGGCCAATGATCGATCCCGCGGCGGTGACCGCGCAGGCGAACGGGCGGGTGTAGCCCTGCTTGACCATGGCCGGGACCAGGGTGTTGCCGAAGGCGGCGGTGTCCGACACGGCCGCGCCGGTCATGCCTGCGAACAGCACCGAAGCGAGCATGTTCGAGTGGGCCAGGCCGCCGCGCAGGTAGCCCACCAGCGCGTCGGCCAGGTTGGCGATGCGCTGGGTCATGCCCACGCGGTTCATGATTTCACCCGCCAGGATGAAGAAGGGCATGGCCATGAAGGTGAACAGGTTCAGCCCCTCGAAGAATCGTTTGGGAGCCATGACCAGGAAGTTGTCTCCGCCCACCTGGACGAGTCCG is a genomic window of uncultured Pseudodesulfovibrio sp. containing:
- a CDS encoding D-aminoacylase, translated to MSIRIENARIIDGTGSPATPGTVRVENGVITHVGQDAPEADQTIDAEGRVVCPGFIDTHSHSDLVVMEDPFIWPKIRQGVTTEILGQDGISMAPLPGKHIPAWRKNLSGLEGESETLDWTWETTDGYLARLEESGAGTNLCYLAPHGNVRMEAMGLDDRKAGPEDLKRLQDVLRRELEAGAFGLSTGLIYPPCTYADKAEMEALCSVAAEFGRPLVIHQRSEADTILESMDEVLDIARTTGVHVHFSHFKICGKYNADKFEKVLGLLDKAADDGLKVTIDQYPYVAGSTMLGAILPPWAHAGGTDKLLERLADEEARARMLRDIRDGIPGWDNFVAFAGVDGIFVTSTRTRANADAIGKTLVQLGEMRGKPPLEAALDLLLQEENAVGMVDFYGLEEHVKAFMARPEMNVCTDGLLGGTPHPRTYGAFPRVLGKYVREEKVMPLETAIRKMTGKPAETFKIDKRGLLKPGYHADIVLLDPDTVRDNGTYTEPRQHPTGIDLVMVNGTILHGPDAPETPSPSGRVLRLGR
- a CDS encoding YgeY family selenium metabolism-linked hydrolase, which encodes MPNQEKYCNLSVALCQELVSLPSVSGEESDVAKALAAAMEANGFHKVSEDRYGNVVGRIKGNKPGPCILFDGHMDVVPVPDPSAWTQAPFGGDIVDGKVYGRGTSDMKGALSAMVGAAAWFAKETKGKFAGEICVAGVVHEELFEGIAAREISQAVKPDFVIIGEASELNLKIGQRGRAEIVVETMGVPAHSANPDAGVNAVHLMTDLIREIDKIQEPSQEVLGKGICVLTDIKSTPYPGSSVVPSGCRATYDRRLLVGETPESVLAPINEAIARLSEANPDFKAKAYFAKGKEKCYTGVHIQGERFFPGWLFDKDAPFVTAALDGLKEAGLEPGLSHYSFCTNGSHYAGEAGIRTLGYGPSRENLAHTIDEHIEVDQLHKVTVGYKAIIEALLACE
- a CDS encoding pyridoxal-phosphate dependent enzyme; this translates as MLDLTINPQGLESAVACAREKNIIIPTLEQMCHPEKIPAAIKEKLASVGLWDLNPINLFRISWKNEPAVSGGAYAGVNHIELPSSLTGVDARIVLLVGKWFPTGAHKVGAAFGCLAPRLVTGQFDPRKQKAVWPSTGNYCRGGAYDSNLLGCESIAILPEGMSQERFDWLSKVAGETIKTPGSESNVKEIFDKCWELRKSGDDIMIFNQFDDMGNYLWHYTVTGRAMTELIESLSDDAQKHFRGVVLSTGSGGTLASGDYLKQQFANVKVAACEALQCPTLLNNGFGAHRIEGIGDKHVPWVHNVRNTDMVIAVDDEVPMNLIRLFNEPAGIEALKENGVPAEIAENLHQLGISSVANMISAVKFAKYYELGKDDVVLTVATDSMEMYQSRLAELTEEKGEYDAKDAAYSRGMMAATTIDNMQELGYYDRKRIHNLKYYTWIEQQGMAFEDIQAQWYDENYWTSVQKLAPEVDKLINEFNAKTGLLEG
- the thrC gene encoding threonine synthase, which translates into the protein MNKTSRPDHITGMRCTICGRTYQPGEVDYVCPNHGNEGILDIEYDYDAIGRQISPQSLAQDRTCSQWRYRPLLPVLPDTPAPAATVGWTPLYETPRLAKALGLNALYVKDDSRQPTGSLKDRASALAVMKAREAGADMITTASTGNAAAALAGMCAASDMDCTIFVPRSAPRAKVAQLLAYGARVFLVDGSYDDAFELCLKAADKYGWYNRNTGFNPYMAEGKKTAAFEICEQLNWQCPDAVFVGVGDGCIISGLHKGFMDLFRMGWVDRIPRLMGVQAEGSDFLYRCWKEGADPVTFPAIQAHTVADSISAGLPRDRRKAVAAVNGTGGAFLRVSDEAILAAIPELARSTGVFAEPAGASPLAGLHAALDQDLVARDETCVLLVTGSGLKDVDATIKACDAAPSIIAPTLDALGDALSDAQGITQRNQES
- a CDS encoding DctP family TRAP transporter solute-binding subunit — protein: MRIGKKLTVLIAVAALMLCSAQGALAAKVIKMHHLNKNGAFDNPSGAAAVVFKNLVESGTNGEVQVQIFPSGQLGKDAEVVQQVKDGIIQLGVHSVGAVGSVYPMISVLDVPFAFPNHAVAYEVFDGPFGKKLAGDITAKTGMKCLGFSDSGGFFQFTNSNHPIKTLEDMKGLKIRTMGLDTHKMLVSSLGGQPVSIAWSEVYTSLQTGVADGQMNPVPIVEFAKLYEVQKYLTISNHLFAPHVWMMNMDFYNSLTPAERQVVESAAKTAIVVSRGIANAIEASDRGLPFLSSKMEVYTLPESEKERFRAASQPVVMKYLEEHFGDEGKEMLNAFLDAIKEASK
- a CDS encoding TRAP transporter large permease; the protein is MLTVAIIFFGLLLIGVPIGFVLGIAGVAGLVQVGGDNFLVMAPKRFFEGLNLFTFMAMPFFILAGEIMNRVGMTQRIANLADALVGYLRGGLAHSNMLASVLFAGMTGAAVSDTAAFGNTLVPAMVKQGYTRPFACAVTAAGSIIGPTIPPSNLMVIYGSLAGVSIAGLFAAGILPGLLICLVCMALIVALGRKLGLPKKEGSPSLREILSAFKGSILAMIMPAIILGGILGGIVTPTEAAAIAVFYALFVGVVIHRNLTFNDIVEMLIRTARITGVVFLIIASASILSWWMTFMQIPQQIADVFLSLSTTPWMIKGMILIMLLVIGMFMDINAALIILTPMLGTLTQAIGMNPVHAGVMIVLTLNISLMTPPVGACIFVLSSVTGERIERISAALWPFILVEVGVLVITTFWTDLAMFFPKLLLDM